One part of the Rutidosis leptorrhynchoides isolate AG116_Rl617_1_P2 chromosome 1, CSIRO_AGI_Rlap_v1, whole genome shotgun sequence genome encodes these proteins:
- the LOC139856339 gene encoding DExH-box ATP-dependent RNA helicase DExH11-like, which translates to MDRIDTVKELPFRVGFTGHSGHIRIEPLPSVQQSSPVNSLPEFILPPAFPRETPESIKKFVEDKYLLPGLDPDEFSAEKAGKQWEFDWFDQAKIQLEPTMPRSVVVPAWELPFRRSSDVEKWEPASVQVDVSELMVEADNSIGVRISGPPKDFVKGSMNNRPFRPGGLDDSQSIGRIVPEGASNGEWVWEVLNGAPAQIIPPSFKQGMDLGDLKGHSCSWIIHEDHSVPKRTSESTLSVQFDDLFKKAWEEDITELPIDGDTSESEIEIQAGSPKPIPQEAENKLELPEDARDPESSVIDQILSTASEEMSKTLNDSSDAGQQQSKEPKVWAVTGGSDGIADRFNELVPDMALDFPFELDAFQKEAIYYLEKGESVFVAAHTSAGKTVVAEYAFALATKHCTRAVYTAPIKTISNQKYRDFSGKFDVGLLTGDVSLRPEASCLIMTTEILRSMLYRGADIIRDIEWVIFDEVHYVNDVERGVVWEEVIIMLPRHINFVLLSATVPNTIEFADWIGRTKQKQIRVTGTTKRPVPLEHCLFYSGELYKICEHEKFLSQGLQAAKAAHKRKSMGTASGGSGSYPSLPASQDNSRYQKPGGFARGKPNQQTGPPPKLGNFGGASRGGGSNNWGSRISEKSLWLSLINKLSKTSLLPVVIFCFSKNRCDKSADNLYGTDLTSRSEKSEIRIFCDKAFSRLKGSDRNLPQIVRVQGLLHRGIGVHHAGLLPIVKEVVEMLFCRGVIKVLFSTETFAMGVNAPARTVVFDTVRKFDGKEFRQLLPGEYTQMAGRAGRRGLDKIGSVLVMCRDEIPDESDLKNVITGSATRLESQFRLTYIMIMHLLRVEELKVEDMLKRSFAEFHAQKKLPEQQQLLMRKLAQPAKSIDCIKGEPAIEEYYEWYQEAEMYSNRITEAVVQSSASQTFLQPGRVVVVKSQSGQDHLLGVVLKTPSSNNKQYIVMVLTPLLPSTIQSSNDPQNNSSAGLQLLMPKSKRGMDDDFYTSGTTRKGSGIVKIKLPHRGNAAGASYEVKEIDNKEFLSICNAKFKPDLVGLLEDGSSAAYSKTVQTLLNQKVDGNKYPPALDPVKDLKLKDVSLVEAYYKWNHLLQKMSENKCHNCPKLEEHIKVAREIRKYKEEVKALKFQMSDEALQQMPHFQGRIDVLKEIGCIDDELVVQIKGRVACEMNSGEELICTECLFENQLDDLEPEEAVALMSAFVFQQRNASEPSLTPRLAQAKERLYNTAIKLGQLQSHFKIQIDPEEYARENLKFGLVEVVYEWAKGTPFADICELTDVPEGLIVRTIVRLDETCREFRNAAAIMGNSALYKKMEVASNAIKRDIVFAASLYITGL; encoded by the exons ATGGATCGGATTGATACAGTGAAAGAATTGCCGTTTCGGGTCGGATTCACGGGCCACAGTGGCCATATTCGGATCGAGCCATTACCTTCTGTTCAACAATCTAGCCCTGTTAACTCACTACCAGAGTTTATACTT CCTCCTGCATTTCCTAGGGAAACACCGGAATCGATCAAAAAGTTTGTTGAAGATAAGTATCTCCTTCCAGGATTGGACCCTGATGAGTTTTCAGCAGAAAAAGCTGGAAAGCAGTGGGAGTTTGACTGGTTTGACCAAGCGAAAATTCAACTAGAGCCAACAATGCCCCGGTCTGTTGTTGTACCTGCATGGGAGTTACCTTTTCGACGTTCATCAGACGTTGAGAAGTGGGAACCCGCATCCGTTCAG GTTGATGTGTCAGAACTCATGGTAGAAGCAGATAATTCTATCGGCGTGCGTATAAGTGGACCTCCAAAGGATTTTGTGAAGGGAAGCATGAATAACCGTCCTTTTCGTCCAGGTGGTTTGGACGATTCTCAGTCGATAGGAAGGATTGTTCCGGAAGGTGCTTCTAACGGCGAATGGGTATGGGAGGTCCTGAATGGTGCTCCCGCTCAAATCATTCCTCCTAGTTTTAAACAAGGGATGGATCTTGGAGACCTCAAG GGACATTCATGTTCGTGGATCATTCATGAAGATCATAGTGTGCCTAAGAGAACATCTGAG AGCACTTTATCAGTTCAGTTTGACGATTTATTCAAAAAAGCTTGGGAAGAGGATATTACAGAACTACCCATTGATG GAGATACGTCAGAGTCTGAGATTGAGATTCAGGCCGGTTCTCCAAAACCGATTCCACAAGAAGCCGAAAATAAGTTAGAACTTCCCGAGGATGCTCGTGATCCGGAGTCATCAGTGATAGATCAGATTTTGTCAACTGCATCTGAAGAAATGAGTAAAACTTTGAATGATTCCTCTGATGCTGGTCAACAACAGTCAAAGGAGCCAAAA GTGTGGGCAGTTACTGGAGGCAGTGACGGAATTGCAGACCGCTTTAATGAACTTGTTCCTGACATGGCACTCGATTTCCCTTTTGAACTCGATGCATTCCAAAAGGAG GCTATATATTATCTTGAAAAGGGAGAATCAGTTTTTGTGGCGGCTCATACATCGGCAGGAAAGACTGTTGTTGCAGAGTATGCATTTGCACTGGCAACTAAA CACTGCACAAGGGCAGTATATACGGCTCCCATTAAAACGATCAGTAACCAAAAGTACAGGGACTTCTCTGGAAAGTTTGACGTTGGTCTACTCACGGGTGATGTTAGTTTGAGGCCAGAGGCTTCGTGTCTTATTATGACAACTGAGATATTAAGATCAATGCTTTATAGGGGTGCTGATATCATACGCGATATTGAATGG GTTATATTTGATGAAGTACATTACGTAAATGACGTTGAACGAGGGGTTGTTTGGGAGGAGGTTATCATCATGCTTCCAAGGCATATAAATTTTGTTCTACTTTCTGCAacg GTACCTAATACAATTGAATTTGCTGATTGGATTGGAAGAACAAAACAAAAGCAAATTCGTGTCACAGG GACTACGAAGAGGCCAGTCCCGTTGGAACATTGTCTTTTTTATTCTGGAGAACTATACAAAATCTGTGAACATGAGAAGTTTTTATCCCAGGGACTGCAAGCTGCGAAAGCTGCTCATAAGAGAAAAAGCATGGGCACGGCTAGTGGTGGGTCCGGATCGTATCCGTCACTTCCAGCATCTCAAGACAATTCACGCTATCAGAAACCGGGCGGTTTTGCGAGGGGCAAACCAAACCAACAAACGGGTCCACCCCCAAAATTAGGAAACTTTGGGGGTGCAAGTCGAGGTGGTGGAAGTAACAATTGGGGTTCGAGAATTTCAGAAAAATCTTTGTGGTTGTCGCTTATTAATAAGCTGTCAAAAACATCCCTTTTACCT GTGGTGATATTTTGTTTCTCTAAGAATCGGTGTGACAAATCTGCTGATAATCTGTACGGAACTGACCTCACAAGTCGCTCGGAGAAAAGTGAAATTCGCATTTTCTGTGACAAAGCGTTTTCTCGGCTAAAAGGATCCGACAGGAATCTTCCACAG ATTGTGAGAGTCCAAGGTCTTCTTCATAGAGGGATTGGTGTACATCATGCCGGGCTGCTCCCGATAGTCAAGGAAGTTGTTGAAATGCTTTTTTGTCGTGGTGTTATTAAG GTTCTGTTTTCGACTGAGACGTTTGCTATGGGGGTTAATGCCCCAGCTAGAACG GTTGTTTTTGATACCGTAAGGAAGTTTGATGGAAAGGAATTCAGACAATTACTACCCGGAGAATACACACAGATGGCGGGCCGTGCCGGTAGAAGAGGACTCGACAAGATCGGTAGTGTGCTTGTGATGTGTCGTGATGAAATCCCAGACGAGAGTGATTTAAAAAATGTCATAACTGGCAGTGCAACCAGGCTTGAATCTCAGTTTCGCTTGACGTATATCATGATTATGCATCTCCTTCGTGTTGAAGAATTGAAG GTGGAGGACATGCTGAAAAGAAGTTTTGCTGAATTTCATGCTCAGAAAAAACTGCCAGAGCAACAGCAACTACTGATGCGAAAACTTGCCCAGCCTGCAAAATCCATCGA TTGTATAAAGGGTGAGCCAGCAATCGAGGAATACTACGAGTGGTATCAGGAGGCCGAGATGTATAGCAACCGTATAACCGAGGCGGTCGTGCAGTCTTCGGCTTCTCAGACTTTTCTTCAGCCAGGAAGAGTCGTTGTTGTTAAATCACAATCA GGTCAAGACCACCTGCTCGGAGTTGTCTTAAAGACACCTTCATCGAATAATAAACAATACATCGTTATGGTGCTTACACCTTTACTCCCATCAACTATACAATCATCAAATGATCCACAAAATAATTCAAGTGCTGGGCTTCAACTATTAATGCCGAAATCAAAACGGGGTATGGATGACGATTTTTATACATCTGGTACCACACGCAAAGGATCCGGCATTGTCAAAATTAAATTACCGCACCGAGGTAATGCTGCCGGAGCTAGTTACGAGGTCAAAGAAATCGATAATAAAGAGTTTTTGTCGATTTGTAATGCTAAGTTCAAGCCTGATTTAGTTGGGCTTTTAGAAGATGGTAGCAGTGCAGCGTATTCTAAGACTGTACAAACTTTATTGAATCAGAAAGTTGATGGAAATAAGTATCCTCCTGCCCTTGATCCTGTTAAAG ATTTAAAGCTGAAAGACGTGAGTTTAGTGGAAGCTTACTATAAATGGAACCACTTACTGCAAAAAATGTCGGAAAACAAGTGCCACAATTGTCCAAAGTTGGAGGAGCACATTAAAGTTGCGAGGGAGATAAGAAAATATAAAGAGGAAGTTAAGGCACTCAAATTTCAAATGTCGGATGAAGCTCTTCAACAAATGCCCCATTTTCAGGGTCGA ATTGATGTGTTGAAGGAGATTGGATGTATAGATGATGAGCTTGTGGTTCAAATAAAGGGACGAGTTGCTTGTGAGATGAATTCCGGGGAGGAATTAATATGCACCGAATGCTTATTTGAGAATCAGTTAGACGATTTGGAACCCGAAGAAGCTGTCGCCTTAATGTCCGCCTTTGTGTTTCAGCAGAGGAATGCTTCTGAGCCTTCTCTCACTCCAAGACTTGCGCAAGCCAAAGAAAG ATTGTACAACACGGCCATAAAACTTGGCCAGCTTCAATCACATTTTAAAATACAGATCGACCCGGAGGAGTATGCTCGTGAGAATCTCAAGTTTGGACTTGTTGAAGTCGTTTACGAGTGGGCAAAG GGAACTCCATTTGCCGATATATGTGAACTTACAGACGTCCCTGAAGGTCTTATAGTGAGAACAATTGTAAGGCTTGACGAGACAtgtcgtgaattcagaaacgctgCAGCGATTATGGGCAACTCTGCCTTGTACAAAAAAATGGAAGTGGCTTCAAATGCCATAAAACGGGATATCGTTTTTGCAGCTAGTTTATACATTACCGGCTTGTAA